The Macrobrachium nipponense isolate FS-2020 chromosome 1, ASM1510439v2, whole genome shotgun sequence genome includes a window with the following:
- the LOC135219103 gene encoding inositol-tetrakisphosphate 1-kinase-like, whose protein sequence is MDVVFNQNGISDCAVPCVAQSFINHGAVLYKLFVLGPVWFVVVRPSLKNFYAGGIASYYCFFVYIVYLDIYVYCNSAAL, encoded by the coding sequence ATGGATGTAGTCTTCAATCAAAATGGTATATCAGATTGTGCAGTTCCATGTGTTGCTCAGTCATTCATAAATCATGGAGCAGTTCTCTACAAACTCTTTGTCCTAGGACCAGTCTGGTTTGTCGTTGTCCGTCCCTCTCTCAAAAATTTCTATGCTGGAGGTATTGCATCCTACTATTGTTTctttgtgtatatagtatatttagatatatatgtatactgtaataGTGCAGCTCTGTAA